A genomic window from Elaeis guineensis isolate ETL-2024a chromosome 3, EG11, whole genome shotgun sequence includes:
- the LOC109505650 gene encoding uncharacterized protein — MAWLEAITYLATLTYKFFRGDSEERRERRRREEYYDSYSTEWNSQDPYGSQQFDPVYGHGVEYYEQSGSEKRRHGKPQEEWCSYRIRDQSGDTEIDVVGRQRVEKKKRRGFTLCRRVDYEERGMITKKYVDWRGKEVVEQKPYSSRMYEEIEQKPYSSRMYEENQYLPVVGDDEEGIGRDADAGMAEMVYGEHRKRW, encoded by the exons ATGGCTTGGCTCGAGGCCATCACCTACTTGGCTACACTAACGTATAAATTTTTCCGAGGCGACTCGGAAGAACGTAGGGAACGGCGCCGGAGAGAAGAG TACTACGATTCCTACAGCACGGAATGGAACTCTCAGGATCCATATGGCTCGCAACAATTCGATCCTGTGTATGGCCATGGAGTAGAGTATTACGAGCAGAGTGGCTCAGAGAAGCGCCGCCATGGCAAGCCTCAAGAAGAGTGGTGCTCGTATCGGATACGGGACCAGAGCGGTGACACGGAGATAGACGTGGTCGGGAGGCAGCGtgtggagaagaaaaaaagacgTGGGTTTACCCTGTGCCGACGTGTGGATTACGAGGAGAGAGGGATGATAACGAAGAAGTACGTGGACTGGAGAGGAAAGGAGGTGGTAGAGCAGAAGCCTTATAGTTCGAGGATGTACGAGGAGATAGAGCAGAAGCCTTATAGTTCGAGGATGTACGAGGAGAACCAGTACCTCCCAGTAGTCGGAGATGATGAGGAGGGAATCGGGAGGGACGCTGATGCTGGTATGGCCGAGAT